One genomic window of Paenibacillus xylanilyticus includes the following:
- a CDS encoding NCS2 family permease, whose translation MNNWFKLKERGTSVSTEIIAGITTFFTMVYIVIVNPGILSSTGMEFNGVFIATVLASIVATLIMGIWSNYPIVIAPGMGLNAFFAYSVVAGYGVSWQVALGAVFIAGLLFIVLSLTSFRYMLLDAIPASLKHAITAGIGLFITTVGLQNAGIIADSESNLITIGNLAEPMTYLTIIGLIITVVLMAYNVKGYLFIGMVVTAILAWIMGLFQMPESIVSMPEGLTATAFQLDLSGVFSNGLYTIIFTFLLITLFDTTGTMLGVAEQAGLLKDGKFPRSRGALLADAVGTTTGALLGTSPTSAYIESSTGVAAGGRTGLTAVTVSVLLALTLFFTPIVSVISGIPAITSPALIIVGYFMISVISKINWKDLEETFPAFLIIILTPLTHSIATGIGVGFIFYPVLKLLRGKGKDVHPVFYVFAVLFFIQLVFLDH comes from the coding sequence ATGAACAATTGGTTCAAACTGAAAGAAAGAGGCACGAGTGTTTCAACCGAAATCATCGCAGGGATCACGACATTCTTCACGATGGTATACATAGTGATCGTAAACCCGGGAATACTCAGCAGCACGGGAATGGAGTTCAACGGGGTATTCATTGCAACAGTACTGGCGAGCATTGTGGCAACGCTGATTATGGGGATATGGTCCAACTATCCGATCGTTATCGCGCCGGGTATGGGTCTGAATGCATTTTTTGCCTACAGTGTAGTTGCAGGATATGGTGTGTCCTGGCAGGTTGCACTAGGTGCGGTATTTATCGCAGGGCTTTTGTTTATTGTTTTATCACTTACTTCCTTCCGTTACATGCTGCTCGATGCCATTCCGGCGAGTCTTAAGCACGCGATTACAGCAGGGATCGGTCTGTTTATTACGACGGTAGGCTTGCAAAATGCAGGAATTATTGCCGATTCGGAGTCGAATTTGATTACCATCGGGAATTTGGCAGAACCAATGACCTACCTGACGATTATTGGGTTGATTATTACGGTTGTGTTGATGGCTTACAATGTAAAAGGTTATCTGTTCATCGGAATGGTGGTTACAGCGATTCTGGCCTGGATAATGGGGCTATTTCAAATGCCGGAATCCATCGTATCCATGCCGGAAGGGCTTACAGCAACGGCTTTCCAACTGGATTTGTCAGGTGTATTCTCAAATGGCTTGTATACGATCATCTTCACCTTCCTGTTAATTACGCTATTTGATACAACGGGAACGATGCTGGGTGTTGCTGAACAAGCAGGACTCCTGAAAGACGGGAAATTCCCTCGCTCACGCGGTGCGCTCTTGGCAGATGCCGTAGGAACAACGACCGGCGCCTTGCTCGGAACCAGCCCAACATCGGCTTATATCGAGTCCAGCACAGGGGTAGCTGCAGGAGGAAGAACGGGACTGACGGCAGTAACGGTAAGTGTGCTGCTTGCGCTTACGCTGTTCTTCACACCTATCGTAAGCGTAATATCCGGTATTCCAGCGATTACTTCTCCGGCACTGATTATTGTCGGGTACTTCATGATCAGCGTTATCAGCAAAATCAACTGGAAGGATCTCGAAGAAACATTTCCTGCTTTCCTGATTATCATCCTTACTCCACTAACGCACAGTATTGCGACGGGTATTGGCGTAGGATTCATCTTCTATCCGGTTCTGAAGCTGCTTCGTGGTAAAGGCAAGGATGTTCATCCGGTATTCTACGTGTTTGCGGTATTGTTCTTCATCCAGCTTGTATTTTTGGATCACTAA
- a CDS encoding SDR family NAD(P)-dependent oxidoreductase, producing the protein MHSNKTYRRTPQEPITSGYGKHSTAKETLQEINLSDKICIVTGGYSGIGLETTRALAEAGATVIVPARTIEKARTALADIPHVEIEELDLMDPASIDAFAKRFLDSQRQLDILINNAGIMVPPLTRDFRGYESQFATNHLGHFQLTARLWPALKQAGSARVVSVSSSGIVFGGVNFEDPNFEQEQYEKWRAYGQSKSANSLFAVSLDEFGYDYGIRAFAVHPGAIYTDLSRFLSEEELNSLDFGMDLKTEEQGAATSVWCATSPTLEGQGGVYCLDVNIARAVPTVQDMPGVLPWAIDSDSAQRLWELSEKLTGVKFDLGQV; encoded by the coding sequence ATGCACTCAAACAAAACTTATCGTCGTACTCCTCAGGAGCCCATTACATCAGGTTACGGGAAACATTCCACAGCAAAAGAAACGCTCCAAGAAATCAATTTAAGCGATAAAATTTGTATTGTAACTGGTGGATACTCTGGCATTGGACTGGAGACCACACGTGCTTTGGCAGAAGCCGGTGCTACAGTCATTGTGCCTGCACGAACCATAGAGAAGGCTCGTACGGCTCTAGCCGATATCCCTCATGTTGAGATAGAAGAGCTTGATCTCATGGACCCTGCTTCCATTGATGCCTTCGCCAAGCGTTTCCTGGATTCGCAACGCCAACTTGATATTCTTATTAACAATGCTGGTATAATGGTTCCTCCTCTGACCCGGGATTTCCGTGGGTATGAATCCCAATTTGCTACCAATCATCTGGGACATTTCCAGCTCACTGCACGTTTGTGGCCTGCCCTTAAACAAGCTGGAAGCGCTAGAGTGGTATCGGTCTCCTCATCAGGCATTGTGTTTGGCGGAGTAAACTTTGAAGACCCGAATTTCGAACAAGAGCAATATGAGAAATGGAGAGCTTACGGACAGTCCAAATCTGCAAACTCCCTTTTTGCCGTTTCATTAGATGAATTCGGCTATGATTATGGCATTCGGGCATTCGCTGTCCATCCTGGTGCAATCTATACCGATTTGTCCCGCTTTCTGTCGGAGGAAGAATTGAATAGTCTGGACTTTGGCATGGATCTCAAGACAGAAGAGCAAGGAGCAGCAACGAGTGTATGGTGTGCCACAAGTCCGACGCTGGAAGGTCAAGGCGGTGTTTACTGTTTAGATGTGAACATTGCCAGAGCTGTACCTACGGTGCAGGATATGCCAGGTGTACTGCCTTGGGCCATTGACTCTGACTCAGCACAACGGTTGTGGGAGCTTAGCGAGAAATTAACTGGTGTGAAGTTTGATTTGGGACAGGTGTAA
- a CDS encoding acetylglutamate kinase, which produces MMNYIPTYYYPVYRKSDHLSWTPASVDLNRKLRSLWEQHVFWTRLTVNSIVDGLEDVQPTTARLLRNPSDFAMVLEPLYGTAIAKQFETLFREHLTIAAELVSNLKSGNTAAAEDAQKRWYANADAIAAFLAQINPYWSQIEWQRMMHEHLRLLTEEVATRIAKDYVRNVAISDPIQQQALEMADMMTMGIVQQFPTVFQY; this is translated from the coding sequence ATGATGAATTATATTCCAACCTACTATTATCCTGTCTATCGAAAATCAGATCATTTGAGCTGGACGCCAGCCAGTGTCGATCTGAACAGGAAGCTCAGATCACTATGGGAACAGCATGTGTTCTGGACGAGATTAACCGTAAACAGTATCGTCGATGGGCTTGAGGATGTCCAGCCAACAACCGCAAGACTTTTACGCAATCCAAGTGATTTCGCCATGGTGCTTGAACCGTTGTATGGGACGGCTATTGCCAAGCAATTTGAAACATTGTTCAGAGAACATTTAACCATTGCGGCCGAACTTGTTAGTAACTTGAAGTCTGGTAACACAGCAGCTGCAGAAGATGCTCAGAAACGGTGGTATGCGAATGCAGATGCAATTGCAGCCTTTCTGGCCCAAATTAATCCATACTGGTCTCAAATCGAATGGCAACGTATGATGCATGAACATTTACGTCTCCTCACGGAAGAGGTGGCAACGCGGATAGCGAAAGATTACGTTAGAAATGTTGCAATAAGTGATCCCATTCAACAACAGGCGTTAGAGATGGCGGATATGATGACAATGGGAATTGTACAACAATTCCCGACGGTGTTTCAGTATTAA
- a CDS encoding ABC transporter substrate-binding protein: protein MKKFGSLLLAGTLALALAGCGDSNSAGSSDNAAASGSSNGTANKPVEITYWYSWGDKIAENNENLVKMFNESQDEVIVKAEYQGSYADQHSKAQAAFAAGNAPEVWQNEIASVGVFAESGMTQELTSFVEKDQLDMDDFIPGLMGNSYVNDKLYALPYLRSTPILYFNRTMLEEAGLDPAGPKNWTEFEDYARKLTIKDQRYGISMPVDIWFYEAFVRQSGGTMISEDGKSAAFNNETGIAPVKLWLKMKDEGIMSIGTTDDAGTQAKTDFHNQRSAMLFASTADLTNNMKVAEEQGFELGTTFMPANDTFGVPTGGANLVMTSGLSPEKQEAAWKFIKWMTSKEQTIYASSFTGYLPSRISAVESDEMKKLYEEKPLFKVAVDQLEYAGPRPMQKVYPEIGEMIKDEILRAVVDSSVTAEAAIAEAAKKADALLSK, encoded by the coding sequence ATGAAGAAGTTTGGTTCACTTTTGTTAGCAGGAACGCTTGCACTTGCTTTAGCTGGTTGTGGTGATTCCAATTCTGCGGGTTCAAGCGATAATGCTGCTGCTTCTGGGAGTTCGAACGGCACGGCGAACAAACCGGTAGAGATTACATATTGGTACTCATGGGGGGACAAGATTGCCGAGAACAATGAGAACCTGGTGAAAATGTTTAATGAATCCCAGGATGAAGTAATTGTGAAGGCAGAATATCAGGGATCGTATGCAGATCAGCATTCCAAGGCACAGGCTGCTTTTGCAGCGGGCAATGCTCCCGAAGTATGGCAAAATGAAATTGCTTCGGTTGGTGTATTTGCCGAATCCGGCATGACGCAGGAGTTGACTTCTTTTGTAGAGAAGGATCAGCTTGATATGGATGATTTCATTCCAGGTCTGATGGGAAATTCCTACGTGAATGACAAGCTGTATGCTCTGCCTTATTTACGCAGTACACCTATCCTGTACTTCAACCGTACGATGCTGGAGGAGGCGGGACTTGATCCTGCAGGACCGAAGAATTGGACTGAATTTGAAGATTATGCACGCAAGCTAACGATTAAGGATCAGCGCTATGGCATCTCGATGCCTGTCGATATTTGGTTCTATGAAGCTTTTGTAAGACAGAGCGGAGGAACGATGATTAGTGAAGATGGGAAAAGTGCGGCATTCAATAATGAAACGGGAATTGCACCTGTGAAGTTGTGGCTGAAGATGAAGGATGAAGGCATCATGAGCATCGGTACGACGGATGACGCGGGTACGCAAGCCAAGACGGATTTCCACAATCAGCGTTCAGCGATGCTGTTCGCTTCCACTGCAGACCTGACCAATAATATGAAGGTTGCAGAAGAGCAGGGCTTTGAACTTGGAACGACATTTATGCCTGCAAATGATACGTTTGGTGTGCCAACGGGTGGTGCAAACCTGGTCATGACCTCTGGCCTGTCCCCCGAAAAGCAGGAAGCGGCGTGGAAGTTTATCAAGTGGATGACCTCGAAAGAGCAAACGATCTATGCGAGCTCCTTCACGGGATATTTGCCTAGCCGAATCAGCGCGGTGGAAAGTGATGAAATGAAGAAGCTTTATGAAGAGAAGCCGCTGTTTAAAGTAGCGGTAGACCAACTGGAATATGCAGGTCCTCGTCCGATGCAGAAGGTTTATCCTGAAATTGGTGAGATGATTAAGGATGAGATTCTTCGTGCAGTTGTTGATTCGTCCGTTACGGCAGAAGCAGCAATAGCCGAAGCAGCGAAGAAGGCTGATGCCTTGTTGAGTAAGTAG
- a CDS encoding serine/threonine protein kinase translates to MDQKSISFKMDRVTFELQEEHDFTWLQALGTVFSVFDQQDSGNISFGVEINGKKRFVKYAGCRPMAFSGNPGDAIARLKSAMPLYKTLAHPNLIERIEHFETANGYAVIFEWFTGECLHSHWLFAGEAKQSHPESPFYKYRQLSAEQRQHSLDKIFEFHQHVESKGYVAVDFYDGSILYDFTTGETKICDIDFYRTAPSVNDMGENFWGAARSKAPEEFIRGAPIDARTNVFTMGAIAFGLLGGEMDHSFAKWEANRSLYEVALRAVSQERDQRYRSVREFFNAWNAAKK, encoded by the coding sequence ATGGATCAAAAATCGATTTCATTCAAGATGGATCGTGTAACATTCGAACTTCAAGAAGAACATGATTTCACATGGCTGCAAGCGCTTGGTACCGTTTTTAGCGTGTTTGACCAGCAGGATTCGGGTAACATCAGTTTTGGAGTTGAGATTAACGGCAAGAAGCGATTTGTTAAATATGCGGGATGCAGACCCATGGCTTTTTCAGGAAATCCCGGAGATGCAATTGCCAGATTAAAGAGTGCCATGCCGCTGTACAAAACCCTGGCTCATCCCAATCTCATTGAACGTATAGAGCATTTTGAAACGGCAAATGGGTATGCTGTCATTTTTGAATGGTTTACTGGCGAATGCCTGCATTCACACTGGTTATTTGCAGGTGAAGCGAAACAAAGTCATCCGGAATCGCCTTTTTATAAATATAGACAGCTATCTGCCGAGCAGAGACAGCATTCACTGGATAAAATATTTGAGTTTCATCAACACGTGGAATCCAAAGGATACGTTGCTGTTGACTTTTATGACGGTAGTATACTATATGATTTTACAACGGGTGAAACGAAGATCTGTGACATTGACTTTTACAGAACGGCTCCTTCAGTCAATGACATGGGAGAGAACTTTTGGGGAGCAGCGCGCTCAAAGGCACCGGAAGAGTTCATACGGGGTGCGCCTATTGATGCGAGAACGAATGTGTTTACCATGGGAGCCATTGCATTCGGGCTGCTGGGTGGTGAGATGGATCATTCATTTGCAAAATGGGAAGCAAACAGATCGCTATATGAAGTCGCTTTACGAGCGGTTAGTCAGGAACGTGATCAACGATACAGAAGTGTCCGTGAATTCTTCAATGCTTGGAATGCAGCTAAAAAGTAG
- a CDS encoding alpha/beta fold hydrolase — protein sequence MTQQAAKKVRKRTLFKNVLHILLKIIAAIVIAILLFVASVYTFNQVSRYSEQKRTEPYGQLVSVDGKQMNVSIQGKGEETVVLLPGYGTAAPALDFKPLITELSPFYKVVVVEPFGYGLSDQTEKERSTANIVSEIHEALQSLDIDRYILMAHSISGIYSLDYVNQYPDEVRAFIGLDSSVPTLKEEQTIDSSVTTPIKWFRNLGFHRIQLKLSTDPYEGLSYDQQTKEQIDIFIRKNMYNNTQLNEAEHMYTNFTEAEKLSFPQNLPVLLFVQANNAATDRWVPEHEKQIKDATHAEMVLMDAGHYLYRSHPQEISEKIKEFTTELK from the coding sequence TTGACACAACAAGCAGCAAAGAAAGTAAGGAAACGTACATTATTCAAGAATGTGTTACATATTTTACTTAAAATCATCGCTGCAATCGTAATAGCCATCCTGCTTTTTGTAGCCAGCGTGTATACATTTAACCAGGTTAGCCGTTATTCAGAACAAAAAAGAACAGAACCTTACGGTCAGCTTGTATCTGTGGATGGGAAGCAGATGAATGTCTCGATTCAAGGGAAAGGCGAAGAGACGGTCGTCCTGTTACCCGGTTATGGAACTGCGGCACCTGCGCTTGATTTTAAACCGCTCATCACAGAGCTATCGCCATTTTACAAAGTCGTCGTCGTTGAGCCTTTTGGTTACGGATTGAGCGATCAGACCGAGAAGGAGCGCAGCACTGCAAATATCGTAAGTGAAATTCATGAAGCATTACAAAGCCTCGATATTGACCGGTACATTCTCATGGCTCATTCCATATCAGGAATCTATAGCTTGGATTATGTGAACCAATATCCAGACGAGGTGAGAGCGTTTATTGGGCTGGATAGCAGTGTTCCAACGCTGAAAGAAGAACAGACCATTGATTCATCAGTGACCACTCCGATTAAATGGTTTCGGAACCTGGGCTTCCACCGCATACAGTTAAAATTGAGCACGGACCCTTATGAAGGACTGTCATATGATCAACAAACCAAAGAGCAAATAGACATCTTCATACGTAAAAACATGTATAACAACACGCAGTTGAACGAGGCAGAGCACATGTATACCAACTTTACTGAAGCTGAGAAGCTATCGTTCCCTCAAAACTTACCTGTTCTTCTCTTTGTTCAAGCGAATAACGCGGCAACGGATCGATGGGTTCCCGAACATGAGAAGCAAATAAAGGATGCTACACATGCAGAAATGGTCCTAATGGATGCGGGACATTACTTGTATCGCTCCCATCCCCAAGAAATCTCTGAAAAAATTAAGGAGTTCACTACTGAATTAAAATAA
- a CDS encoding cation diffusion facilitator family transporter, with protein sequence MDQLKYDNLKMGERGAIISIIAYICLTALKLVIGSIAGSEALKADGLNNATDIVASIAVLIGLRLAQRPADKDHTYGHWKAETVASLVASFIMMAVGLQVLFEAIGSVFQGESESPDLIAAYTGIFCAVVMYLVYRFNKRLATKIKSQAVMAAARDNISDAWVSIGTVIGIAGSQFGLPWLDPVTAVIVGFLICKTAWDIFKEATHHLTDGFDVELIREYRKTIATIDGVETVKDVRARSYGNNAVVDVVITVRSDLDMHQAHDICTDVEDELLREHDVYTVHVHVEPEMWEESV encoded by the coding sequence GTGGATCAACTGAAGTACGACAATTTAAAAATGGGTGAACGAGGAGCCATTATTAGCATCATTGCTTATATATGCCTGACCGCATTAAAACTGGTTATCGGTTCGATCGCAGGCTCAGAAGCGCTCAAAGCAGATGGGTTGAATAACGCAACCGATATTGTGGCCTCGATCGCTGTCCTTATTGGACTCCGGCTTGCTCAACGGCCAGCAGACAAGGATCATACATATGGTCACTGGAAAGCGGAGACCGTAGCATCGTTAGTGGCTTCGTTCATTATGATGGCTGTTGGTTTACAGGTTTTGTTCGAAGCCATTGGTTCCGTTTTTCAAGGGGAAAGTGAATCCCCGGATCTGATTGCCGCATATACAGGCATTTTCTGTGCAGTTGTGATGTACTTGGTCTATCGGTTTAATAAACGACTCGCTACCAAAATTAAAAGCCAGGCTGTCATGGCCGCAGCTCGTGATAATATATCTGATGCTTGGGTAAGTATAGGTACTGTGATTGGAATTGCAGGCTCGCAATTTGGACTGCCTTGGCTTGACCCCGTAACAGCAGTCATCGTAGGTTTCCTCATTTGTAAAACAGCATGGGATATTTTCAAAGAGGCTACTCACCATTTAACAGACGGTTTTGATGTGGAGCTTATTCGGGAGTACAGAAAAACCATTGCCACGATTGATGGGGTAGAGACGGTGAAAGATGTAAGAGCGAGAAGCTACGGCAATAATGCGGTTGTAGACGTCGTTATTACGGTTCGTTCTGACCTGGACATGCACCAAGCACACGATATATGCACCGATGTTGAAGACGAATTGCTTCGAGAACACGATGTGTATACTGTACATGTACATGTTGAACCCGAGATGTGGGAAGAATCCGTGTAA
- a CDS encoding alpha/beta hydrolase, with protein sequence MNVAKTVEIQTTGTKIRKKRSLWLKIIGGIAGGLVLCMGIVFVVNAISNGVEKKKIEPYGQYVHVDGKKMNVYIQGEGEQTIVLLPGQGTPSPVLDFKLLIDELSPDYRVVAIEPFGYGLSDETEKARTTENIISEYHEAVQQLGIDRYILMGHSITGLYGVSYVKTYPDEVLAFVGIDSSVPNQPGMDVQLPLGLMQFLQDSGWMRFMKAVSADPYASLDFDEHTKEQMELISNQVATNPTLLDELRHLGSNFKNGEQLTYPADLPVLLFVQSNNENNPQWVPLHAEQAAQSAQGKMIPMEGSHYLHHTKYREIAEEFREYMKTNRVG encoded by the coding sequence ATGAATGTGGCAAAAACGGTGGAAATACAAACAACGGGAACGAAAATCCGTAAGAAACGAAGCTTATGGTTGAAAATAATCGGAGGTATCGCCGGTGGACTTGTACTGTGCATGGGCATCGTATTTGTAGTGAATGCCATCAGTAACGGAGTCGAGAAAAAGAAAATCGAACCGTATGGCCAGTATGTCCATGTGGATGGGAAAAAGATGAATGTATATATTCAAGGAGAGGGTGAGCAGACGATTGTTCTGCTTCCGGGACAAGGTACTCCATCGCCGGTGCTTGACTTCAAATTGTTGATTGATGAATTGTCTCCCGATTACAGAGTCGTAGCCATTGAGCCCTTTGGTTATGGGTTGAGTGACGAAACGGAGAAGGCGAGAACAACAGAGAATATTATCAGCGAATATCACGAAGCTGTACAGCAGCTTGGTATTGACCGTTACATTCTGATGGGGCATTCAATCACAGGACTTTATGGAGTATCCTATGTGAAGACATATCCGGATGAAGTTCTTGCTTTTGTCGGCATTGACAGCAGTGTTCCCAATCAACCCGGCATGGATGTGCAATTGCCTCTGGGATTGATGCAGTTCCTTCAGGATTCAGGTTGGATGAGATTCATGAAAGCAGTGAGTGCAGATCCTTATGCATCTCTTGATTTCGATGAACATACCAAAGAGCAGATGGAATTGATTTCGAATCAGGTTGCGACCAATCCGACGCTGTTGGATGAGCTAAGGCATCTCGGCTCCAACTTCAAAAATGGAGAACAGCTCACTTATCCTGCTGATCTGCCCGTGCTTCTTTTTGTTCAATCGAATAATGAGAACAATCCGCAGTGGGTTCCGCTGCATGCGGAGCAAGCCGCACAATCTGCCCAGGGCAAGATGATCCCGATGGAAGGTTCACACTACCTGCATCATACGAAATACCGAGAAATTGCTGAGGAATTTAGAGAGTATATGAAAACAAATCGAGTAGGTTAG
- a CDS encoding MerR family transcriptional regulator, with protein MYTISEMQSILNINASTLRYYEKEGILPEIERNDGGRRVYREEHVLLMKFLLCLKETGMSIEDLKAYMNLGYQVETMLEDRRDILIQHKKSVEEQISQIQSNLERINQKIGFYDDLISKKNLPE; from the coding sequence GTGTATACCATAAGTGAAATGCAATCTATATTGAATATCAATGCTTCGACTCTCAGATATTACGAAAAAGAGGGGATTCTCCCCGAAATTGAACGTAATGATGGCGGAAGACGGGTTTACAGGGAAGAACATGTACTGCTGATGAAATTTCTCCTCTGCTTAAAAGAAACGGGAATGAGCATTGAAGACCTGAAAGCCTATATGAACTTAGGCTATCAGGTGGAGACTATGCTTGAAGACCGAAGAGATATTTTAATCCAACACAAAAAAAGCGTGGAAGAGCAGATCTCCCAAATCCAATCCAATCTGGAACGCATCAATCAAAAAATTGGATTCTATGATGATTTGATTTCGAAGAAGAACCTTCCCGAGTAG
- a CDS encoding DUF2089 family protein has translation MDIKDVPNWVLALENEDMEFIRKFVLNSGSLKEIAKIYEVSYPTVRIKLDRLIEKIKVNEAEDNEDFIKFIKNLSIDDRISVDDAKLIIQKYKQERKSE, from the coding sequence ATGGATATTAAAGACGTGCCTAATTGGGTTTTAGCTTTGGAAAATGAGGATATGGAGTTTATCCGAAAATTTGTTCTAAACTCAGGATCATTAAAAGAAATTGCGAAGATATATGAAGTCTCGTATCCAACCGTAAGAATTAAGCTCGATCGGCTTATTGAGAAAATAAAGGTCAATGAAGCAGAGGATAACGAAGATTTTATTAAATTCATTAAGAATTTATCTATTGATGACCGGATAAGCGTAGATGATGCCAAACTAATTATTCAGAAATATAAACAAGAGAGGAAAAGTGAATGA
- a CDS encoding VanZ family protein — MDFIQVVQKLLPVAGVALIVGLIAFGIVLLAYRLYRKRGGKRIIKLWQFIASFSLMGWLIMVMMLTTFSRGANYSGWVNLELFSGYVNAWNQWSLSEFQLIIFNMLMFAPLGFLLPLLGKKTRGFKSILIISLMITIGIETFQMATGRGIFELDDILHNTLGSLAGYGLMSAILDIRQQKRISLKAMFRALCIPLTFVLLFTGALMMYSSQELGNLAIRPATSQKMNQVHVTLDTKLPDHAEPVALYRSFEIHNMEYAKQMVSLLSDHFQLQQRGHISIDGFNRIWNLYDSGGTDYTFNYNVNSGNWSLAPNQYATNSMQAEVLEEKGTAYGKWLSQQGLLPKEAEFSTQNEDTVRWDLHMSNSEMATEQRDVDHGMIIIVPAAEGLIPQDLFYAMNKNKYIRTVDVSSPADAYEEVLRGNFYMYNDLQKNDELIVTDYELTYVYDSKGYYQPVYQFKGTVNGEEWSTQIPALKN, encoded by the coding sequence ATGGATTTCATTCAAGTGGTACAGAAACTATTACCTGTTGCGGGTGTTGCATTAATAGTCGGTCTCATAGCCTTTGGAATCGTGTTATTGGCGTATAGGTTGTATAGAAAAAGAGGAGGAAAACGCATCATAAAATTATGGCAGTTTATAGCCTCATTTTCATTGATGGGCTGGCTGATCATGGTCATGATGTTAACAACATTTAGCAGAGGGGCTAACTATAGCGGATGGGTAAACCTGGAGTTGTTCAGCGGCTATGTAAATGCATGGAACCAATGGTCGCTGAGTGAATTCCAGCTTATTATTTTCAATATGTTGATGTTTGCACCCCTAGGCTTCCTGCTTCCACTTCTGGGAAAGAAGACACGTGGCTTCAAATCGATATTAATCATATCGCTAATGATCACAATTGGTATAGAAACATTTCAAATGGCGACAGGCAGAGGGATATTTGAACTGGATGACATATTGCACAATACGCTCGGCAGTTTAGCAGGATACGGGTTGATGAGTGCAATCCTTGATATCAGGCAGCAAAAGAGAATATCCCTCAAAGCGATGTTTCGTGCCCTCTGCATTCCTTTGACCTTTGTACTGTTATTTACAGGGGCACTCATGATGTATTCCAGCCAAGAGCTCGGGAATCTTGCCATTCGTCCAGCCACATCGCAGAAAATGAATCAGGTCCATGTGACGCTAGACACAAAACTGCCCGACCACGCTGAACCCGTAGCACTATATCGAAGCTTTGAGATTCATAACATGGAGTATGCCAAGCAGATGGTTTCATTACTGAGTGATCATTTTCAACTGCAGCAGAGAGGTCACATCTCCATTGACGGATTCAACCGGATCTGGAATCTGTATGACAGCGGAGGAACCGATTACACCTTTAATTACAACGTGAATAGTGGCAATTGGTCGTTGGCACCTAATCAGTATGCGACGAACTCAATGCAGGCGGAGGTTTTGGAGGAAAAAGGAACTGCCTATGGTAAGTGGCTAAGTCAGCAAGGATTACTGCCTAAGGAAGCTGAATTTAGTACACAAAATGAAGATACCGTTCGATGGGATTTGCATATGTCCAACTCCGAAATGGCAACAGAACAGCGAGACGTAGATCATGGGATGATCATCATTGTTCCTGCGGCAGAAGGTCTTATTCCACAAGATTTGTTCTATGCCATGAATAAGAATAAATATATACGTACCGTAGATGTGAGCAGTCCGGCGGACGCGTATGAAGAAGTTCTTAGAGGGAATTTCTACATGTATAATGATCTGCAAAAAAACGACGAATTGATTGTGACCGATTATGAACTGACCTATGTCTACGATTCAAAAGGGTATTACCAGCCCGTCTACCAATTCAAGGGAACCGTCAACGGGGAAGAGTGGAGCACTCAGATACCAGCCTTGAAGAATTGA